The Vicia villosa cultivar HV-30 ecotype Madison, WI linkage group LG1, Vvil1.0, whole genome shotgun sequence genome includes a region encoding these proteins:
- the LOC131609984 gene encoding LOB domain-containing protein 42-like — MFLHQTTMKLSCNGCRVLRKGCTEDCIIKPCLEWISSPESQGNATLFLAKFFGRTGLLNLLANASNQNASAVFRSLLYEASGRLINPTYGALGLFWTGEWSRCEAAVEAVLSGSDINKVIVVDENISSTTPMTENHVLPVPTTYDIRHVAKGSNVDIKEKTQFKKIGQVFKTKPRVDSVNSETLLKSFLENTNAKTIEASSMNHIELNETVETHVNLELSLGFNGKPNQSKEKN; from the exons ATGTTCCTTCATCAAACCACCATGAAATTGAGTTGCAATGGTTGTCGTGTTCTTCGTAAAGGTTGCACTGAAGATTGCATCATCAAGCCTTGTCTTGAGTGGATTAGTTCTCCTGAATCTCAAGGAAACGCCACCCTCTTCCTTGCCAAATTCTTTGGCCGAACTGGCTTGCTCAACCTTCTTGCCAATGCTTCCAATCAAAATGCCTCAG CTGTTTTTAGATCACTGTTGTACGAGGCTTCAGGTAGATTGATAAATCCAACTTATGGAGCACTAGGTTTATTTTGGACAGGAGAATGGAGCCGATGTGAAGCTGCTGTTGAAGCTGTGCTGAGTGGATCAGACATTAACAAAGTCATAGTTGTTGATGAAAATATATCATCAACTACACCCATGACTGAAAATCATGTCCTTCCAGTTCCAACAACCTATGATATACGCCACGTGGCAAAAGGCTCCAATGTGGACATCAAAGAAAAAACACAATTCAAGAAAATTGGACAAGTTTTCAAAACAAAGCCACGAGTTGATTCTGTCAATTCAGAAACACTTTTGAAATCCTTTTTAGAAAATACCAATGCTAAAACTATAGAGGCTTCCTCGATGAATCATATTGAGCTGAATGAAACCGTTGAGACTCACGTGAACTTAGAGCTCAGTCTCGGCTTCAATGGCAAACCAaatcaatcaaaagaaaaaaattga